One Syngnathus acus chromosome 13, fSynAcu1.2, whole genome shotgun sequence genomic window carries:
- the LOC119132388 gene encoding gastrula zinc finger protein XlCGF57.1-like isoform X8 has product MSAMTTAKYLEEKDRSRQRLEALWLQPYVVLHRADISEAILAKQQEPERTRIKEEDVAKEVHHFNGQMEQRFLCSIKEEEEPERPWTKEEGEDSCDIKKEEEEDTCKMPLTGVPVKRLDEGQHEVSKGAELPSCSSSQQMTREGDGDHCGGSQAAPPPSDSDDVSSHVPAAAAEESQNKHRQCSHCGISFAHSSSLKQHMRIHTGEKPFSCSVCGQKFSQSGAIKSHTRTHTGEKPFSCSVCGQKFSEKGSLKCHTRIHTGEKPFSCSVCCQRFSLKSHLKRHTRIHTGEKPFSCSVCGQRLSRKSHLKSHTRIHTGEKPFSCSVCGQRFSLKSHLKSHTRIHTGEKPFSCSVCGQLFSDKGTLKSHTRIHTGERPFSCSVCGQKFSHRESLIRHTRIHTGEKPFSCSVCGQKFSDKGTLKKHTRIHTGEKPFSCSVCGQNFSERGSLNKHTRIHTGEKPFSCSVCGQTFSQSGNLNKHTRIHTGEKPFSCSVCGHKFSQGAHLNKHTRIHTGEKPSSCSVCGQTFSERGSLNKHTRIHTGEKPFSCSVCGQKFSDKGNLKRHTRIHTGEKPFSCSVCGQTFSHRETLKSHTRIHTGEKPFSCSVCGQKFSAKRTLKSHTRRIHPGENPVACSVSCQRVSVENSECLGEMSSDP; this is encoded by the exons ATGTCTGCAATGACCACAGCAAAGTACCTGGAGGAAAAGGACCGTAGTCGTCAACGACTGGAAGCTCTTTGGCTGCAGCCTTATGTTGTGTTGCACAGAGCAG acatcAGTGAAGCTATTCTTGCTAAGCAGCAGGAGCCAGAGCGCACTCgcattaaagaggaagatgtGGCCAAAGAGGTCCACCACTTCAATGGACAAATGGAGCAGAGGTTTCTTTGCTCtataaaagaggaggaagagccggAGCGGCCTTGGACtaaagaggagggagaggacTCCTGCGACattaaaaaggaggaggaggaagatacCTGCAAGATGCCATTGACTGGTGTTCCTGTGAAGCGTTTAGATGAGGGTCAACATGAGGTGAGCAAAGGGGCGGAGCTTCCAAGCTGCAGCTCTAGTcaacaaatgaccagagaagGGGATGGAGACCACTGTGGGGGATCACAAGCAGCTCCACCACCATCAGATAGTGATGACGTGTCGTCACatgttcctgctgctgctgctgaggagtctcaaaacaaacacaggcaaTGTTCTCACTGTGGAATTTCTTTTGCTCATAGCAGTAGTTTGAAACAACACAtgagaatccacactggcgagaaacctttttcatgctcagtttgtggccaaaaattctctcagaGTGGAGctataaaaagccatacaagaacccacactggtgagaaacctttttcatgctctgtTTGTGGTCAGAAATTCTCTGAGAAGGGAAGCCTAAAAtgtcatacaagaatccacactggtgagaaacctttttcatgctctgtTTGTTGCCAAAGATTTTCACTGAAGTCACACTTAAAAcgtcatacaagaatccacactggcgagaaacctttttcatgctcagtttgtggccaaagactTTCACGGAAGTCACacttaaaaagtcatacaagaatccacactggcgagaaacctttttcatgctcagtttgtggccaaagattttcACTGAAGTCACacttaaaaagtcatacaagaatccacactggtgagaaaccgttttcatgctcagtttgtggccaattATTCTCTGACAAGGGAACcttaaaaagtcatacaagaatccacactggtgagagaCCTTTTTcgtgctcagtttgtggccaaaaattctctcacaGGGAAAGCTTAATcaggcacacaagaatccacactggcgagaaacctttttcatgctcagtttgtggccaaaaattctctgacAAGGGaaccttaaaaaaacatacaagaatccacactggtgagaaacctttttcatgctcagtttgtggccaaaactTCTCTGAGAGGGGAAGTTTAAAtaagcacacaagaatccacactggcgagaaacctttttcatgctcagtttgtggccaaacattCTCTCAGAGCGGAAATCTAAAtaagcacacaagaatccacactggcgagaaacctttttcatgctcagtttgtggccacaAATTCTCTCAGGGGGCACATCTAAAtaagcacacaagaatccacactggcgagaaaccttcttcatgctcagtttgtggccaaacattCTCTGAGAGGGGAAGTTTAAAtaagcacacaagaatccacaccggtgagaaacctttttcatgctctgtTTGTGGCCAGAAATTCTCTGATAAGGGAAACTTAAAAcgtcatacaagaatccacactggcgagaaacctttttcatgctcagtttgtggccaaacattCTCTCATAGGGaaactttaaaaagtcatacaagaatccacactggtgagaaacctttttcatgctcagtttgtggccaaaaattctctgcCAAGAGAACcttaaaaagtcatacaagaaGAATCCACCCTGGCGAGAACCCTGTTGCCTGCTCAGTCAGTTGCCAAAGAGTCTCTGTTGAGAATTCTGAGTGTCTTGGGGAGATGAGCAGTGATCCGTGA